A single window of Solanum dulcamara chromosome 5, daSolDulc1.2, whole genome shotgun sequence DNA harbors:
- the LOC129888815 gene encoding uncharacterized protein LOC129888815 → MGNPKRQSTDRNEGLHAAARSGDLNAVQTLCSTNPLAVNSRDKHSRTPLHLAAWSGHAQIVDYLCKNKADVGAAAMDDMGAIHFAAQKGHLEVVRLLVSSGVSVKSCNRKGMTALHYAAQGSHLELVKYLLKKGANVNTKNKAGKTSIDLASNEEVSSILRQPETASSKEALNDGENQVNSKSKSSSQEEKIESSDDKAAATEEGEIEAEKDESLKRKVDGYETNEKSKETKKAKVTLNHLLTSDDNQEDEENL, encoded by the exons ATGGGGAACCCAAAGAGACAATCAACTGATAGGAACGAAGGACTGCACGCGGCGGCTCGATCTGGGGATCTTAACGCTGTTCAAACACTATGCAGCACCAATCCTTTAGCCGTCAACTCTAGGGATAAACATTCTCGTACACC GCTCCATCTGGCAGCATGGTCCGGGCATGCCCAGATAGTGGATTATCTCTGCAAAAACAAAGCTGACGTTGGTGCTGCTGCTATGGATGACATGGGTGCAATTCACTTTGCTGCTCAAAAAGGTCATTTGGAAGTTGTTAGGCTTCTTGTTAGTTCTGGAGTGTCTGTCAAATCATGCAATCGCAAGGGTATGACAGCCCTTCATTATGCTGCCCAAGGGTCTCACCTGGAACTCGTCAAGTATTTGCTGAAGAAAGGTGCAAATGTTAACACTAAAAACAAGGCAGGGAAAACCTCCATTGATCTCGCGAGCAATGAAGAAGTCAGCTCCATTTTACGTCAACCTGAAACGGCATCATCCAAAGAAGCTCTAAATGATGGAGAAAACCAGGTTAATTCCAAATCAAAGTCATCTTCACAGGAGGAGAAGATAGAGAGCTCTGACGACAAAGCTGCTGCAACTGAGGAAGGGGAAATTGAGGCTGAGAAAGATGAATCGCTCAAGAGAAAGGTCGATGGATATGAAACCAATGAGAAGTCGAAAGAGACAAAGAAGGCGAAAGTCACTTTAAATCATCTTTTAACCTCAGATGACAACCAGGAAGATGAAGAAAATCTTTGA